Within Microbaculum marinisediminis, the genomic segment GCGCAGGTCGCCGTCGGTGATGATCCCGACCAGCCGGTCGTCCTCGACGATGCCGAGGCACCCGAGGCTCTTTTCGGTCATGACCACGATGGCCTCGGCCATCGGCGTGTCCAGGGTGGCCAGAGGCAGCCGGTCCTGCGGATGCATCAGATCGCTGACGAAGCTGAGCTGGGCACCGAGCTGGCCTCCGGGATGCAGGACCTTGAAGTCGCGGGCCGTGAACCCCTTGCTCTCGAGCAGGGCGATGGCGAGCGCGTCGCCGAGCGCGAGCTGCATGACCGTCGAGGTCGTCGGCGCGAGGCCGTGCGGACAGGCTTCCGGCGATTTCGGCAGGGCGAGAACGATGTCCGCGGCGGTGGCCAGGGACGAGTCCGGATTCGAGGTGATCGCGATCATCGGCACCTGGAACCGGGTCGTGTGCTCGACGACGGAGCGCAGCTCGGCCGTCTCGCCCGACCAGGACAGGGCGATGACCACGTCGTCCGTTGTGATCATGCCCAGATCGCCGTGGCTTGCCTCGCTCGGATGAACGAAGAATGCCGGCGTACCGGTGGAGGCGAGGGTGGCGGCGAACTTCTGGCCGACATGACCGCTCTTGCCCATGCCCGAGACGATGACGCGTCCGCGCGCGGCGCGCACCTGGCGGGCTGCCGCGGCAAAGGCCTGGCCAAGCCCGTTCGACAGTGTCTCGCGCAGCGCCGTGAGACCGGCGGATTCGAGGTCGAGCGTGCGTAGCGCCGAATCGATCAGCGTGGTGTCGGACACCGGCCCGCTCCCCACGGATTTCAATGCAACCATGACAATCGGATTTCCTAGACAGCCCGGACGATGCCAAGCCTAACCATCTATCAGATAGCACATTTCGGGTCGGGACCGCACCCGTCGAGACGCGGCATTTAAGCGCCCGTTAACCATACCTCCTCTAGGGTTAACGGGTGTCGACGGCCCCGGCTGCCGCGCCCTCCCGAACCGACAGCACGGGTACGCGGTCCGTGACGATATCGCCCTCTATCACTGGACTGGCGACGTGGTGTCTCACCGCGGCGGTTTCCCTATGGGCGATCTCGGCTTCCGCGCAATCCTCGGGTGATACCGGGTCGTTCGCGACCCTGCGCGGATCGACGGATCCCGGCTCGCAGACCGACGACGAGGCCGCTTTCGAAGCCGCAACCCAGATTGCCGGCGACGAACTCGGCCAGGTGCCCGACGCCGCGCCAGTCGACGAGGCGGAAGCGGATCCGTATGCGCCGCTCGGCCTGCGCATCGGGGCGTTCCGGATCTTTCCCGCGATCGAGGCGTTCCTGGGCCATGCCAGCAACGTGTTCTCGAGCGCGACCGACCCGCAATCGGGCGGCTATTACCGCGTCGCGCCGGAGCTGGAAGTAACGTCCGATTGGGTGCGCCATGAGTTGCGCGGATTCGTGGCGGTCGATCACGAATCCTTCTTCGACTATTCCGGTGAGACGACCACGGCGATCGACGCCGAACTCGAAGGCCGACTCGACATCAGCGCGCGCGATGTCGCCGGATTGCGCCTCGCCTATGCGGTCGTTCCGGAAAGCCGCGGCGATCCGAACGTGCCGCAATCCGTCATCGAACCGCCGGACTCCGAAGAGGCGGTCGCGGAGGGCACCTACGCGCACCGGTTCGGCCGGCTCGAGGTGTCGCTGCGCGGCGCCTACGAGAAGTTCACCTACGACAGCGCCGTTTTGACCGACGGCACGATCGTCGACAATTCCGACCGCGACTACACGGAAGTGAACGGTGCGGTCCGGGCGAGCGTCGATATCGACGAGGGATCGCGCGCCGTCTTCTTCGAGACCGGCGCCAACAAGCGCAAATACCGGCGCAGCATCGACGACGACGGCGTGCGGCGCGGCTCCAGCGGATACGATTTCCTGGTCGGCGTGTCGTTCGATCGTGGCGATCCGCTGTCGGGGGAGATCGCGGTGGGGTATCAGCGGCAAAAGCCGGTCGATCCCTCCCTGAAGGAAATCGACAGCATCGCCTTCCGCGGGTCGCTGGTCTGGCAGCCGACGCAACTGACGACCGTCACCTTCGACGGGTCGATCGAGCCGACCGAAACGACGCTCGACCCGACCGCGTCGGGGGCGCTGGTCTATGCCGCCGACATCGGCATCGAGCACGCCTTGCGCCACAACCTGATCGCCTCGGCGAACTTCGCCTACGCGCTATCGGACTATATCGGCTCGGGCCGCGAGGAGACCGACTACGTGGTCAGCGCTGGGCTCGAATACCTGGTCAGCCGCTGGCTGTCGTTCCAGCTCGACGCGTCGTACCAGGCCTACGAAACCAACCTTCCCGGCCAGAACTACGACGATACCCGCGTCGAGCTGGGCATGCGGCTGCAGCGCTGACCGGGCCCGTCAGTCGAGCAGGTCCGCGATCACCTGCCGGAATTCCGGTTCGATGTCCGGGCGTTCCAGGGCAAAGGCGATATTGGCGGCGAGGAAGCCGACCTTCGAGCCGCAGTCGAAGGTGCGGCCTTCGAACTTGAAGCCGTGGAAGGGCCTCGTCTCCATCAGTTTGATCATCGCATCGGTGATCTGGATCTCGCCGCCGGCGCCCTTTTCCGGATTGTCGAGGATATCGAAGATGCCGGGTTCGAGGATGTAGCGGCCGGTGATGATCAGGTTCGAGGGGGCTTCGGCCGGCGCGGGCTTCTCGACCATGCCGGTGATCCCGAAGGCGCGGCCCTTCTCCTCCCCGACCCCGACGACGCCGTAATCGGACACCTTGGCCGGGTCGATTTCCTCGACCGCGACCAGGTTGCCGCCGCCCAGATCGTCCCACGCGTCGACCATCTGCTTGAGGCAGCCGGGTTTCGACTGAACCAGCACGTCGGGGAGGAGCAGGGCGAAGGGCTCGTCGCCGATCAGGTCGCGCGCGCACCACACCGCGTGACCCAGGCCCAGCGGGGCCTGCTGGCGGGTGAAGCTGGTGGATCCGGGCCCGGGCAGGGCCTGCTCCAG encodes:
- the galU gene encoding UTP--glucose-1-phosphate uridylyltransferase GalU, coding for MPKIRKAVFPVAGLGTRFLPATKAMPKEMLTVVDRPLIQHVVDEAREAGIEHFVFVTGRNKGVIEDHFDKQIELEMTLESRGKCRQLRELEQALPGPGSTSFTRQQAPLGLGHAVWCARDLIGDEPFALLLPDVLVQSKPGCLKQMVDAWDDLGGGNLVAVEEIDPAKVSDYGVVGVGEEKGRAFGITGMVEKPAPAEAPSNLIITGRYILEPGIFDILDNPEKGAGGEIQITDAMIKLMETRPFHGFKFEGRTFDCGSKVGFLAANIAFALERPDIEPEFRQVIADLLD
- a CDS encoding outer membrane beta-barrel protein; the encoded protein is MTISPSITGLATWCLTAAVSLWAISASAQSSGDTGSFATLRGSTDPGSQTDDEAAFEAATQIAGDELGQVPDAAPVDEAEADPYAPLGLRIGAFRIFPAIEAFLGHASNVFSSATDPQSGGYYRVAPELEVTSDWVRHELRGFVAVDHESFFDYSGETTTAIDAELEGRLDISARDVAGLRLAYAVVPESRGDPNVPQSVIEPPDSEEAVAEGTYAHRFGRLEVSLRGAYEKFTYDSAVLTDGTIVDNSDRDYTEVNGAVRASVDIDEGSRAVFFETGANKRKYRRSIDDDGVRRGSSGYDFLVGVSFDRGDPLSGEIAVGYQRQKPVDPSLKEIDSIAFRGSLVWQPTQLTTVTFDGSIEPTETTLDPTASGALVYAADIGIEHALRHNLIASANFAYALSDYIGSGREETDYVVSAGLEYLVSRWLSFQLDASYQAYETNLPGQNYDDTRVELGMRLQR
- a CDS encoding KpsF/GutQ family sugar-phosphate isomerase, whose amino-acid sequence is MVALKSVGSGPVSDTTLIDSALRTLDLESAGLTALRETLSNGLGQAFAAAARQVRAARGRVIVSGMGKSGHVGQKFAATLASTGTPAFFVHPSEASHGDLGMITTDDVVIALSWSGETAELRSVVEHTTRFQVPMIAITSNPDSSLATAADIVLALPKSPEACPHGLAPTTSTVMQLALGDALAIALLESKGFTARDFKVLHPGGQLGAQLSFVSDLMHPQDRLPLATLDTPMAEAIVVMTEKSLGCLGIVEDDRLVGIITDGDLRRHMSADLLKRTAREIMTPSPKTVTPDTLASEALAVMNLGDRPFTALFVVENGRPVGVVHVHDLLRAGVA